A DNA window from Rhodococcus sp. Z13 contains the following coding sequences:
- a CDS encoding NUDIX hydrolase, translated as MSPAERANRNRRSSRRRGAGAKKTSHGASPGASATPGPRLRTVRETSAGGLVVDGLGGPPEKLCAALIGRTDRRGRLLWSLPKGHIERGETAEQTAMREVREETGVDSTVLAELGSIDYWFVTEGRRVHKTVHHYLLRYLGGELSDADVEVTEVAWVPLRELRSRLAYADERKLADIADRLIAEMDPARIPGLDEPGEPGARLG; from the coding sequence GTGTCGCCCGCCGAACGTGCCAACCGTAACCGCCGCAGCTCGCGGCGGCGAGGCGCGGGCGCGAAGAAGACCTCGCACGGAGCCTCTCCCGGGGCGTCCGCCACACCCGGTCCGAGACTGCGGACCGTGCGCGAGACCTCGGCCGGTGGGCTGGTGGTCGACGGCCTCGGCGGGCCGCCCGAGAAGCTGTGCGCCGCGTTGATCGGCCGCACCGACCGGCGCGGCCGTCTGCTGTGGTCGCTGCCGAAGGGACACATCGAGCGCGGGGAGACCGCAGAGCAGACCGCGATGCGCGAGGTCCGCGAGGAGACCGGGGTGGACAGCACGGTGCTCGCCGAGCTCGGCAGCATCGACTACTGGTTCGTCACCGAGGGACGCCGCGTCCACAAGACCGTGCACCACTATCTGCTGCGTTATCTGGGCGGTGAGCTGTCCGACGCGGACGTCGAGGTCACGGAGGTCGCGTGGGTGCCGCTACGGGAGCTGCGGTCGCGGCTGGCCTATGCGGACGAACGCAAGCTTGCCGACATCGCCGACCGGCTCATCGCGGAGATGGACCCGGCGCGGATTCCCGGCCTCGACGAACCGGGCGAACCGGGGGCCCGGCTCGGATGA
- a CDS encoding bifunctional nitrate reductase/sulfite reductase flavoprotein subunit alpha — MQDEITTVKSTCSYCGVGCGMLLDVAVDPATGRRRVVKAYGDKDHPTNRGRLCTKGATSAEMLVAGGRLETAHVRRERGGTPVPTPVDAAIAETARRLKEIVAEHGPDAVALYVSGQMSLEAQYLATKLAKGFLRTSHMESNSRLCMAGAATGYKQSLGSDGPPGSYEDFDETDLFFVTGSNMADCHPILFLRMMDRVKAGAKLIVVDPRRTATADKADLFMRIAPGTDLALLNGLLHLIVENGHVDRAFVEEFTDGWEAMEEFLADYPPQVVAEITGIPEEDIRTAARWIGEAGNWMSCWTMGLNQSTHGTWNTNALCNLHLATGAICRPGSGPFSLTGQPNAMGGREMGYMGPGLPGQRSVLSEDDRTFVEDRWSLPRGTLRAEGGGGTVDMFARMAAGEIKACWIICTNPVASVANRRTVLEALEKAELVIVQDVFLETETAAYADILLPAALWAESEYVTVGSDRTLNLLQQAVEPVGEALPDWQIIARVAQEMGFAEAFDHSSAEEIFAEITGFWNPQTGYDLRGVSYERLREGPVQWPCPPQSTASRHPIRYVNDGTSRTPVVRGAGGRPRLAFATPDGRARFFPRPHVPAVELPDDDYPFVLDTGRVQHQWHTLTKTAKVDKLNKLDPGPFVEIDPSDAERLSISDGDRVEIASRRGRAVLPARVTDRVAPGLCFAPFHWNDLFGDDLTINAVTNDAVDAASLQPEFKVCAVSLRKVDVGSVAVEGYSVFSRLESALGLEGVPAPTFDDTERGYLAGLLAGLRAADVVAAPVLPSTAPFPAEKRAWVDGLLAGMYAHTTVVPEPVPAESITTEETSDGSAVVVAWASQTGNAESFAAVCVQRLRDSGRAVRLIGLNDLDVAALAEIEELVVVTSTFGDGDPPDNGGAFWRALAADGAPSIPGTRYAVLAFGDSSYDDFCGFGRRVDERLAELGATRLTARVDCEPGEDAVAHEWLGTLVPLLGGSATTAAPAAALPSPTYTRNSPLVTRITRNTALSGPGSAKDVRQFGFEIFDPAFEYEAGDALGVMPTNGPEAVDEWLQVTALDPETAVELGDFPTVPLREAATRHLDITRVTPELLRFVQKQSGSDELAKLLRPGNKMELQRWLWGRQAMDVISEYPFKAPWEDWKGLLTRLRPRLYSISSSPKTDSREVQLTVSVVRYEFEGRSRAGVCSSFLADHSKGVDIPIFVQRNEHFRPPAPETDMIMVGPGTGIAPFRAFLHDRRESGHTGRNWLFFGDQRESTDYLYRDEIESMHADGFLTELGLAFSRDQRQKIYVQDRMREHGAQLWKWLQDGAHFYVCGDAGRMAKDVDVALREVVQAHGRLDRDAADAYVEQLAAEKRYVRDVY; from the coding sequence ATGCAGGACGAGATCACCACGGTGAAATCCACCTGCTCCTACTGCGGGGTGGGATGCGGCATGCTCCTCGACGTCGCGGTCGATCCGGCGACCGGGCGGCGACGGGTGGTCAAGGCGTACGGCGACAAGGACCACCCCACCAACCGCGGCCGGCTGTGCACGAAGGGCGCGACCAGCGCCGAGATGCTCGTCGCAGGCGGCCGGCTCGAGACCGCCCACGTCCGTCGCGAGCGCGGCGGCACGCCGGTGCCCACGCCGGTCGACGCCGCCATCGCCGAGACCGCCCGGCGGCTGAAGGAGATCGTCGCCGAGCACGGTCCGGACGCGGTCGCCCTCTACGTGTCGGGACAGATGTCGCTCGAGGCCCAGTACCTCGCGACGAAACTCGCCAAGGGGTTCCTGCGCACCTCGCACATGGAGTCCAACTCGAGACTGTGCATGGCCGGTGCCGCGACCGGCTACAAGCAGTCGCTCGGTTCCGACGGCCCGCCCGGCTCCTACGAGGACTTCGACGAGACCGACCTGTTCTTCGTGACGGGTTCGAACATGGCCGACTGCCATCCCATCCTGTTCCTGCGGATGATGGACCGCGTCAAGGCCGGCGCGAAGCTGATCGTCGTCGACCCGCGCCGCACCGCGACCGCCGACAAGGCCGACCTGTTCATGCGCATCGCGCCGGGCACCGACCTCGCGCTGCTCAACGGTCTGCTGCACCTGATCGTCGAGAACGGGCACGTCGATCGCGCGTTCGTCGAGGAGTTCACCGACGGCTGGGAGGCGATGGAGGAGTTCCTCGCCGACTATCCCCCGCAGGTGGTCGCCGAGATCACCGGCATCCCGGAGGAGGACATCCGCACCGCCGCCCGGTGGATCGGTGAGGCCGGTAACTGGATGAGCTGCTGGACGATGGGCCTGAACCAGAGCACGCACGGCACCTGGAACACCAATGCGCTGTGCAATCTGCACCTGGCGACGGGCGCGATCTGCCGTCCCGGCAGCGGCCCGTTCTCCCTCACCGGGCAGCCCAACGCGATGGGCGGCCGCGAGATGGGCTACATGGGTCCCGGCCTGCCCGGGCAGCGCAGCGTGCTGTCCGAGGACGACCGCACGTTCGTGGAGGACCGCTGGTCGCTGCCCCGCGGCACCCTCCGCGCCGAGGGTGGTGGCGGCACCGTCGACATGTTCGCCCGGATGGCGGCGGGCGAGATCAAGGCGTGCTGGATCATCTGCACCAATCCGGTGGCGTCGGTGGCGAACCGCCGCACCGTTCTCGAGGCACTCGAGAAGGCCGAACTGGTGATCGTGCAGGACGTCTTCCTCGAGACCGAGACCGCCGCGTACGCCGACATCCTGCTGCCGGCCGCGCTGTGGGCCGAATCCGAGTACGTGACGGTCGGCTCCGACCGCACCCTCAACCTGCTGCAGCAGGCCGTCGAACCGGTCGGTGAGGCACTGCCCGACTGGCAGATCATCGCGCGGGTCGCACAGGAGATGGGCTTCGCGGAGGCCTTCGACCACTCGAGCGCCGAGGAGATCTTCGCCGAGATCACCGGTTTCTGGAACCCGCAGACCGGTTACGACCTGCGGGGCGTGTCCTACGAGCGGCTGCGGGAGGGGCCGGTGCAGTGGCCGTGCCCGCCGCAGTCCACCGCGAGCCGGCACCCGATCCGGTACGTCAACGACGGGACGAGCCGCACCCCGGTGGTGCGTGGGGCCGGCGGCCGGCCACGGCTGGCGTTCGCGACCCCCGACGGCCGGGCCCGCTTCTTCCCCCGCCCGCACGTGCCGGCCGTGGAACTGCCCGACGACGACTACCCCTTCGTCCTCGACACAGGGCGCGTGCAGCACCAGTGGCACACCCTCACCAAGACCGCCAAGGTCGACAAACTCAACAAGCTCGATCCCGGTCCGTTCGTCGAGATCGATCCGTCGGATGCGGAGCGCCTGTCGATCTCCGACGGCGATCGGGTCGAGATCGCCTCCCGGCGCGGTCGCGCGGTGCTGCCCGCCCGCGTGACCGACCGGGTGGCGCCGGGCCTGTGCTTCGCGCCCTTCCACTGGAACGACCTGTTCGGCGACGATCTCACGATCAACGCGGTGACCAACGACGCCGTCGACGCGGCGTCGCTGCAACCGGAGTTCAAGGTCTGCGCCGTGTCGCTGCGGAAGGTCGACGTCGGATCCGTTGCTGTCGAGGGTTATTCGGTTTTCTCCCGGCTCGAGTCGGCGCTGGGTCTCGAGGGCGTGCCGGCGCCGACCTTCGACGACACCGAACGCGGTTACCTGGCGGGTCTGCTCGCCGGTCTGCGTGCCGCCGATGTGGTTGCGGCACCGGTTCTTCCGTCCACCGCTCCGTTTCCCGCCGAGAAGCGGGCCTGGGTCGACGGTCTGCTCGCGGGCATGTACGCGCACACCACGGTGGTTCCCGAACCGGTTCCGGCAGAATCGATCACGACCGAGGAGACAAGCGACGGGTCGGCCGTCGTGGTGGCCTGGGCATCGCAGACCGGCAACGCCGAATCCTTCGCCGCGGTGTGTGTGCAGCGGCTCCGTGACTCCGGTCGTGCCGTCCGGCTGATCGGCCTGAACGACCTCGACGTCGCCGCGCTCGCGGAGATCGAGGAACTGGTGGTCGTCACGAGCACCTTCGGTGACGGTGACCCGCCGGACAACGGCGGTGCGTTCTGGCGGGCACTCGCTGCCGACGGTGCGCCGTCGATTCCCGGAACACGCTATGCGGTATTGGCTTTCGGTGATTCGAGTTACGACGACTTCTGCGGCTTCGGGCGCCGGGTCGACGAGCGTCTCGCCGAACTCGGTGCCACCCGCCTCACGGCGCGGGTGGACTGCGAACCCGGGGAGGACGCCGTCGCGCACGAGTGGCTCGGCACCCTCGTGCCCCTCCTGGGCGGCTCGGCGACCACCGCTGCGCCGGCGGCGGCCCTCCCCTCCCCCACCTACACCCGCAACTCGCCGCTCGTCACCCGGATCACCCGCAACACCGCACTGAGCGGACCGGGATCGGCGAAGGACGTGCGGCAGTTCGGTTTCGAGATCTTCGACCCGGCCTTCGAGTACGAGGCCGGCGATGCTCTCGGCGTCATGCCCACCAACGGTCCGGAGGCCGTCGACGAGTGGCTGCAGGTCACCGCGCTCGACCCCGAGACGGCCGTCGAACTCGGCGACTTCCCCACCGTGCCGCTGCGCGAGGCCGCGACCCGGCATCTCGACATCACCCGCGTGACGCCGGAACTGCTGCGCTTCGTCCAGAAGCAAAGCGGCAGCGACGAACTCGCGAAGCTGCTGCGACCGGGCAACAAGATGGAACTGCAGCGCTGGCTGTGGGGCCGGCAGGCGATGGACGTCATCTCCGAGTACCCCTTCAAGGCTCCCTGGGAGGACTGGAAGGGTCTGCTCACCCGGCTGCGTCCGCGCCTGTACTCGATCTCGTCGAGTCCGAAGACCGATTCCCGCGAGGTGCAGCTGACGGTGTCGGTGGTGCGCTACGAGTTCGAGGGCCGCTCCCGCGCGGGCGTGTGCTCGAGTTTCCTGGCCGACCACAGCAAGGGCGTGGACATCCCGATCTTCGTGCAGCGCAACGAACACTTCCGCCCGCCCGCCCCCGAGACCGACATGATCATGGTCGGTCCGGGTACCGGCATCGCCCCGTTCCGCGCGTTCCTCCACGACCGCCGCGAGTCCGGGCACACGGGCCGCAACTGGTTGTTCTTCGGCGACCAGCGGGAATCGACCGACTATCTCTACCGCGACGAGATCGAGTCCATGCACGCCGACGGTTTCCTCACCGAGCTGGGGCTGGCGTTCTCCCGCGACCAGCGGCAGAAGATCTACGTGCAGGACCGCATGCGCGAGCACGGCGCGCAGCTGTGGAAGTGGTTGCAGGACGGCGCCCACTTCTACGTGTGCGGCGACGCGGGTCGCATGGCCAAGGACGTCGACGTGGCGCTGCGCGAGGTGGTGCAGGCCCACGGTCGCCTCGACCGGGACGCCGCGGACGCCTACGTCGAGCAGCTCGCCGCCGAGAAGCGGT
- a CDS encoding CCA tRNA nucleotidyltransferase: MNSPTADTDRRTRLVAGAEATLRDLSDVLAPLGARFAEAGHELYLVGGSVRDALLGRLGTDLDFTTDARPEKVQELLRGFVDHQWDTGIDFGTVSAVKGPEQLEITTFRSDAYDRVSRHPIVAYGTRLEDDLVRRDFTVNAMAVRIGPDGAGEFVDPLDGMTSLLAGVLDTPAKPEDSFHDDPLRMLRAARFVSQLGFSLTDRVHAAIVAMADEILRISPERVQAELDKLILGDYPLEGIDTMVETGLAQRVIPEIPAMKLEIDEHHQHKDVYWHSLTVLKQAIDLEDGDPDLVLRWAALLHDIGKPDTKRNEPKGGVSFHHHEVVGAKLVRKRMRALKYSKQMVEDVSRLVFLHLRFHGYGQGQWTDSAVRRYVHDAGPLLPRLHKLVRADCTTRNKRRAAALQATYDDLERRIERIAAEEDLAKVRPDLDGNAIMELLGIPAGPTVGKAWTFLKELRLDRGPLEREEAEAALLEWWAQQPKE; the protein is encoded by the coding sequence GTGAACTCCCCCACCGCGGACACCGACCGTCGTACCCGGCTCGTCGCCGGAGCCGAGGCGACTCTGCGCGATCTGTCCGACGTCCTCGCACCGCTCGGTGCGCGGTTCGCCGAGGCCGGACACGAGCTGTACCTCGTCGGCGGCAGCGTCCGTGACGCGCTGCTCGGACGGCTCGGCACCGACCTCGACTTCACCACCGACGCGCGCCCCGAGAAGGTGCAGGAGCTGCTGCGTGGCTTCGTCGACCACCAATGGGACACGGGCATCGACTTCGGCACCGTCAGCGCGGTGAAGGGACCCGAGCAGCTCGAGATCACCACCTTCCGCAGCGACGCCTACGACCGCGTGTCGCGCCACCCGATCGTCGCCTACGGCACCCGCCTCGAGGACGACCTCGTGCGCCGCGACTTCACCGTGAACGCGATGGCCGTGCGCATCGGCCCCGACGGAGCCGGCGAGTTCGTCGACCCGCTCGACGGCATGACCTCCCTGCTCGCGGGTGTGCTCGACACCCCGGCCAAGCCGGAGGACTCCTTCCACGACGACCCGCTGCGCATGCTCCGCGCGGCCCGCTTCGTCTCCCAGCTCGGTTTCTCCCTCACCGACCGCGTGCACGCGGCGATCGTCGCGATGGCCGACGAGATCCTGCGGATCAGCCCCGAACGGGTGCAGGCCGAGCTCGACAAGCTGATCCTCGGCGACTACCCGCTCGAGGGCATCGACACGATGGTCGAGACCGGTCTCGCGCAGCGGGTGATCCCCGAGATCCCCGCCATGAAGCTCGAGATCGACGAGCACCACCAGCACAAGGACGTCTACTGGCATTCGCTGACCGTGCTGAAGCAGGCCATCGACCTCGAGGACGGCGACCCCGACCTCGTGCTGCGCTGGGCCGCGCTGCTGCACGACATAGGCAAGCCCGACACCAAGCGCAACGAGCCCAAGGGCGGCGTGAGCTTCCACCACCACGAGGTGGTCGGCGCGAAGCTGGTGCGCAAGCGCATGCGCGCGCTGAAGTACTCGAAGCAGATGGTCGAGGACGTCAGCCGCCTGGTCTTCCTGCACCTGCGCTTCCACGGCTACGGCCAGGGCCAGTGGACGGACTCGGCGGTGCGCCGCTACGTGCACGACGCCGGGCCGCTGCTGCCTCGCCTGCACAAGCTGGTGCGCGCCGACTGCACGACCCGCAACAAGCGGCGCGCGGCGGCCCTGCAGGCCACCTACGACGATCTCGAGCGGCGCATCGAGCGCATCGCGGCCGAGGAGGATCTCGCCAAGGTGCGGCCCGACCTCGACGGCAACGCGATCATGGAACTCCTCGGGATCCCCGCAGGTCCGACGGTCGGCAAAGCGTGGACCTTCCTCAAGGAACTGCGGCTCGACCGCGGCCCCCTCGAACGCGAGGAGGCCGAGGCAGCCCTGCTCGAGTGGTGGGCGCAGCAGCCGAAGGAGTGA
- a CDS encoding DUF6049 family protein, with translation MTVLVSRTGAAVLTVLVFVLTTMGAATLSVLGVPAAADPASASEQTGTTDPRFLELRIDEVTPSVVTMVSEPVVTVRGTVTNIGDRDVTDVWVRLQRAPVVSTAAELRTSLSLDQAGYDTVGEFEEVADLIEQGESTEFTLELPLRSELVPSLDIETPGVYPLLVNVNGVPEYGGAARLDDARFLLPVLAVPASDEVTEDAASTGARTSNIDGAVIDVGDEAFPAVPPDVSRPAATTMLWPLADRPRLAAGLPGSHTEPVRLVDDDLASSLAEGGRLDGLLRAVEDTVRTEPRVLEGLCLAVDPDLLVTVVNMTRDYLVVDDPADPTGPARPGAGSEAASAWLERLRTLAASTCTVALPFAQVDLTALADLGDPSLTEAALVSPARIVDSILGVTSLPGVVWPDSGVLTEKTGTMLVSEGPTTALIADSAVEGGNYLLADTSGASRVPGRNGFRISGVSGLTAALFDSSASAALAGMGSDPQTPSFVPSTARYELSGDSPTARLQDALGALAWPGLLPTVNEATGRELPPAGRSVLFAPPQTWTPSPGEAGAVMSMLSSLVRAGLTTPRPLSALVDAAASTADAPSSVLLVYPEQAITDGAAAPVVTDAGEQVRRLDALQTALVEDPQAQLTPQQFTTPLREDLLRAMSLAGRRGDDPDGAAAVAEQRSVEVREAVERMYEAVTVISTGGVYTLTSEQSPLLLTARNDLPVGITVRLHVDAPEAMNITDIGPTQLPPRGSRTLTVPAQISDSRKLELEFALTTESGLPLGSPTTVTVRSNAYGQILAVVTGCAGALLLFLAGRRLLHRFRGEPDPADEGYERP, from the coding sequence ATGACGGTGCTGGTGTCCCGGACGGGCGCCGCGGTTCTGACCGTGCTCGTGTTCGTCCTCACGACGATGGGTGCGGCGACCCTGTCGGTGCTGGGTGTGCCGGCCGCCGCCGATCCCGCGTCCGCCTCCGAACAGACCGGCACCACCGATCCCCGTTTCCTCGAGCTGCGCATCGACGAGGTCACCCCGAGCGTGGTGACGATGGTGAGCGAGCCCGTGGTCACCGTGCGCGGCACCGTCACGAACATCGGCGACCGGGACGTCACGGACGTGTGGGTGCGGCTGCAACGCGCCCCTGTGGTGTCGACCGCCGCCGAGCTGCGCACCTCCCTGTCCCTCGACCAGGCGGGATACGACACCGTCGGTGAGTTCGAGGAGGTCGCCGACCTGATCGAGCAGGGGGAGAGCACCGAGTTCACCCTGGAACTGCCGCTGCGGTCCGAGCTCGTCCCGTCCCTCGACATCGAGACCCCGGGTGTCTACCCGCTGCTCGTCAACGTCAACGGCGTCCCCGAGTACGGCGGTGCCGCCCGTCTCGACGACGCGCGGTTCCTGCTCCCGGTCCTCGCCGTGCCCGCGAGCGACGAGGTGACCGAGGACGCCGCGAGCACCGGGGCACGCACGTCGAACATCGACGGGGCGGTGATCGACGTGGGCGACGAGGCGTTCCCCGCCGTGCCGCCCGACGTGTCGCGACCTGCGGCGACGACCATGCTGTGGCCCCTGGCCGACCGGCCGCGGCTCGCCGCGGGCCTGCCCGGCTCGCACACCGAACCGGTGCGGCTCGTCGATGACGACCTGGCCTCCTCGCTCGCCGAGGGCGGCCGGCTCGACGGGTTGCTGCGCGCGGTGGAGGACACCGTCCGCACCGAACCGCGCGTGCTCGAGGGTCTGTGCCTCGCGGTCGACCCCGATCTCCTCGTCACCGTCGTGAACATGACCCGCGACTATCTCGTCGTGGACGACCCCGCCGACCCGACCGGCCCGGCACGGCCGGGGGCCGGCAGCGAGGCGGCCTCGGCCTGGCTCGAACGGCTGCGCACCCTCGCGGCCTCCACCTGCACGGTGGCGCTGCCGTTCGCGCAGGTGGACCTGACCGCCCTCGCCGATCTCGGCGACCCCTCGCTCACGGAGGCGGCGCTCGTCTCGCCCGCGCGCATCGTCGACTCGATCCTCGGTGTCACCTCGCTCCCCGGCGTGGTGTGGCCCGACTCCGGGGTGCTCACCGAGAAGACCGGCACGATGCTGGTCTCGGAGGGCCCCACCACCGCGCTGATCGCTGATTCCGCGGTCGAGGGCGGCAACTACCTGCTCGCCGACACGTCGGGCGCGTCCCGGGTGCCCGGTCGCAACGGCTTCCGCATCTCGGGGGTCTCCGGGCTCACCGCGGCACTGTTCGACTCCTCGGCGTCGGCTGCCCTCGCCGGGATGGGCTCGGATCCGCAGACCCCGTCCTTCGTCCCGTCGACGGCACGCTACGAGCTGTCGGGTGACTCGCCGACGGCCCGGCTCCAGGACGCGCTCGGCGCCCTGGCCTGGCCCGGTCTGCTGCCCACGGTGAACGAGGCGACGGGACGGGAACTGCCGCCGGCGGGCCGCTCGGTGCTGTTCGCGCCGCCGCAGACGTGGACGCCGTCGCCCGGCGAAGCGGGTGCCGTGATGTCCATGCTGTCCTCGCTGGTCCGCGCGGGGCTGACGACGCCACGTCCGCTGTCCGCCCTGGTCGACGCCGCGGCGAGCACCGCGGACGCCCCGTCGTCGGTGCTGCTCGTCTACCCGGAACAGGCCATCACCGACGGGGCCGCGGCGCCCGTGGTGACGGACGCGGGGGAGCAGGTGCGACGCCTCGACGCCCTGCAGACCGCACTGGTGGAGGACCCGCAGGCCCAGCTGACCCCGCAACAGTTCACGACACCGCTGCGCGAGGACCTGTTGCGCGCGATGAGCCTGGCGGGCCGTCGCGGCGACGATCCCGACGGCGCGGCCGCGGTCGCCGAGCAACGATCCGTGGAGGTGCGCGAGGCCGTCGAACGCATGTACGAGGCCGTGACGGTCATCTCAACCGGCGGTGTCTACACGCTGACCTCCGAGCAGAGTCCCCTACTGTTGACGGCGCGCAACGATCTGCCCGTGGGCATCACCGTGCGGTTGCACGTGGACGCGCCCGAGGCGATGAACATCACCGACATCGGGCCGACCCAGCTTCCGCCGCGCGGCAGCCGCACGCTGACGGTGCCCGCCCAGATCAGCGACTCGCGGAAACTCGAGCTGGAGTTCGCCCTCACCACCGAGTCCGGTCTGCCTCTCGGTAGTCCGACGACCGTGACGGTACGTTCCAATGCGTACGGCCAGATCCTCGCCGTCGTCACGGGGTGCGCGGGGGCCCTCCTGCTGTTCCTGGCGGGCAGACGGCTCCTGCACCGGTTCCGCGGTGAGCCGGATCCAGCCGACGAAGGGTACGAACGACCATGA